Proteins from a single region of Candidatus Babeliales bacterium:
- a CDS encoding MGMT family protein, translating into MSIAISTLSPLAFESYIQKNIIIHNYYQTNAGILKVFSINEEIYKAEFCDVPDHLSIKNITLLESFNLLLVGTNFQIKVWKALLQTSENKTISYQELATIIDHPNSWRAVANVMAHNKIAFFIPCHKVIRKNGSLGGYKWGLERKKLLLAVK; encoded by the coding sequence ATGAGTATTGCGATCTCAACTCTATCACCACTTGCATTTGAATCATACATTCAAAAAAATATTATTATTCATAATTACTATCAAACAAATGCAGGTATTTTAAAAGTCTTTTCTATTAATGAAGAAATTTATAAAGCAGAATTTTGTGATGTGCCAGATCATTTATCAATAAAAAACATCACATTACTTGAAAGTTTTAATCTTTTATTAGTTGGTACCAATTTTCAAATCAAAGTATGGAAAGCTCTTTTACAAACTTCTGAAAACAAAACTATCAGCTATCAAGAACTTGCAACTATAATTGACCATCCTAACTCATGGCGTGCAGTTGCCAATGTAATGGCACACAATAAAATTGCTTTTTTTATTCCATGTCACAAAGTTATTCGTAAAAATGGTAGCCTCGGTGGCTATAAATGGGGTTTAGAAAGAAAAAAACTTTTATTAGCCGTTAAATAA
- a CDS encoding ATP-binding cassette domain-containing protein: MIIVNKLFVRIKSQILLKKISCLLLPGRITTFIGKSGAGKTTLLKSLIGLIPKIEGEIFINNKELNILTPSQRAEKIGYIFQDFNLFPHLTVLQNCVDPLLVYGISFTDAHKRALEQLKEFDMHEFIDKYPFELSGGQQQRVAIARGLCLNPQVLLLDEPTASLDPFNTDLLITILKRLSKQGLTIGLSTQDMHFANKLLDRIYYIENGEIIEFCDGKEKLAQCPVINQFMK; encoded by the coding sequence ATGATTATCGTTAATAAACTTTTTGTACGTATAAAAAGCCAAATATTATTGAAAAAAATTTCCTGTTTATTATTGCCAGGCCGCATAACAACGTTTATTGGCAAAAGTGGTGCCGGTAAAACAACTCTCTTAAAATCATTAATTGGCTTAATACCAAAAATAGAAGGTGAGATTTTTATTAATAACAAAGAATTAAATATTTTAACACCAAGCCAGCGGGCAGAAAAAATTGGATATATTTTTCAAGATTTTAATCTTTTTCCCCATTTAACGGTTTTGCAAAATTGTGTTGATCCATTGCTTGTATATGGTATTTCTTTTACAGATGCTCATAAACGAGCATTAGAACAATTAAAAGAATTTGATATGCATGAATTTATTGATAAATATCCTTTTGAGCTTTCTGGAGGGCAACAACAACGGGTGGCTATTGCTCGTGGTTTATGTTTAAATCCACAAGTGCTTTTGCTTGATGAACCAACGGCATCTCTTGATCCGTTTAACACTGATTTACTAATTACTATTTTAAAAAGATTATCAAAGCAGGGGTTGACTATTGGTCTTTCAACACAGGATATGCATTTTGCAAATAAATTATTGGATCGGATTTATTATATTGAGAATGGTGAAATTATTGAATTTTGCGATGGTAAAGAAAAGCTTGCGCAATGCCCGGTTATTAATCAATTTATGAAATGA
- a CDS encoding amino acid ABC transporter permease — translation MNFIGYIPLLIKGTAITFASWVMAGCISFSLGTLLGIISCRQIGLLGISMVIKGYVFIAKGIPAYVQILIAYFILPSLIGINISGFIAATIALAFCSSGYIVEITRAGINTISRGQWDACFVLGYSMHATLYRIIMPQVMRNVLPPLFGELEQLLKSTSLLATIGVTELTRTGMNIISRELNPLPVYLAIACIYLLFSAILQLILIYIEIKVNHDYR, via the coding sequence ATGAATTTCATTGGATATATTCCCTTATTAATTAAAGGAACTGCCATTACTTTTGCATCATGGGTTATGGCAGGTTGCATAAGTTTTTCATTAGGAACCTTATTAGGAATAATCAGTTGTCGTCAGATTGGTTTATTAGGAATTTCTATGGTAATAAAAGGATATGTCTTTATTGCAAAAGGTATTCCAGCATATGTTCAAATTTTGATTGCCTATTTTATATTACCATCATTGATTGGCATTAATATTTCTGGTTTTATTGCTGCAACAATTGCATTGGCATTTTGTTCAAGCGGTTATATTGTTGAAATTACACGTGCAGGAATAAATACTATTTCGCGAGGCCAATGGGATGCTTGTTTTGTGTTAGGATATTCGATGCATGCAACATTATACCGTATTATAATGCCTCAAGTAATGCGCAATGTATTACCACCATTATTTGGAGAGCTTGAGCAACTACTCAAAAGTACCTCTTTACTTGCAACAATTGGAGTTACTGAATTAACACGAACTGGCATGAATATAATCTCAAGAGAGTTAAATCCATTGCCAGTTTACTTAGCAATTGCCTGTATATATTTATTATTTTCAGCGATTTTACAACTTATTTTGATATATATCGAAATAAAGGTTAATCATGATTATCGTTAA
- a CDS encoding transporter substrate-binding domain-containing protein → MNFKIALSMLLLFSFIGAYFLYRNDAQIQDNVFIVGTTAGYAPFVSINEQGEYEGFDIDVAKLLTQKLGKKLILKDLGSMTGLFMALNQGSIDAIMWGLSITPDRLKKVVLINYQEKLITSYPLLFWENIPAGITCINDMRGMTICVEPNSSQDAVLSKYAFIIKKPIEQIDDALLSIQYHKADAALVEPAIAKKFKNRYSQIQMLNVNLNKEEQEQGIGIAIKKENNFLIKQIKKAINELKRDGIIKQYEEKWDVI, encoded by the coding sequence ATGAATTTTAAAATAGCTTTAAGCATGCTCCTATTATTTAGTTTTATTGGAGCTTATTTCTTGTATCGTAATGACGCTCAAATACAAGATAATGTTTTTATCGTTGGTACTACAGCAGGATATGCGCCTTTTGTTAGTATTAATGAGCAAGGAGAATATGAAGGTTTTGATATTGATGTTGCAAAATTACTTACACAAAAATTGGGTAAAAAATTAATACTCAAAGATTTGGGTTCAATGACTGGACTTTTTATGGCTTTAAATCAAGGCAGTATTGATGCGATTATGTGGGGATTATCAATTACACCAGATCGCCTCAAAAAAGTTGTTCTTATTAACTATCAAGAAAAACTAATAACTTCATATCCTCTTTTATTCTGGGAAAATATTCCTGCAGGCATTACATGTATTAATGATATGCGCGGAATGACAATTTGCGTTGAGCCAAATTCAAGCCAGGATGCAGTTTTAAGTAAATATGCTTTCATTATTAAAAAACCAATAGAACAAATAGATGATGCTTTGCTAAGCATTCAGTATCACAAGGCAGATGCTGCTTTGGTTGAACCAGCAATAGCAAAAAAATTTAAAAATAGATACTCACAAATACAAATGCTGAATGTCAATCTTAATAAAGAAGAGCAGGAGCAAGGAATAGGTATTGCAATCAAAAAAGAAAATAATTTTTTAATCAAACAAATAAAAAAAGCGATTAATGAGCTCAAGCGTGACGGTATTATTAAACAATATGAAGAAAAATGGGATGTCATATGA
- a CDS encoding DUF4234 domain-containing protein codes for MTSRNLWQMIILILITLGIYPIYWLVATKIELNKLGAQIPTAWLLIIPFVNLYFLYKFAEAFAIYVLKDKTQIAAYFLLITLLWPIGEIIYQDQINKKAILV; via the coding sequence ATGACATCCAGAAACTTATGGCAAATGATTATACTAATACTCATAACACTTGGTATCTATCCAATATATTGGTTAGTAGCTACTAAAATTGAGTTAAATAAGCTAGGTGCCCAAATTCCTACCGCATGGTTATTGATTATTCCATTCGTGAACTTATATTTTTTGTATAAATTTGCAGAAGCATTTGCTATTTATGTACTTAAAGATAAGACACAAATAGCAGCATACTTTTTATTAATTACTTTACTTTGGCCGATAGGCGAGATAATTTATCAAGATCAAATCAATAAAAAAGCTATTTTGGTTTAA
- the arfB gene encoding alternative ribosome rescue aminoacyl-tRNA hydrolase ArfB, whose amino-acid sequence MMSLFVKNGIIIPDNEIEITTSRAGGPGGQHVNKTSSKVTLRWNVKATTALTDEQKNRVLNNLQSQLTTEGDLIIHSRTSRSQQQNKKDALTRLAQEIRKALYIPKKRKKTRIPKSVQEARLKEKTKKSELKKLRSKKVFD is encoded by the coding sequence ATTATGAGTTTATTTGTCAAAAATGGTATTATTATTCCTGATAATGAAATCGAAATAACTACTAGCCGAGCCGGTGGGCCTGGCGGGCAGCATGTTAATAAAACAAGCTCAAAAGTAACCTTACGTTGGAATGTTAAAGCAACTACCGCATTAACTGATGAACAAAAAAATCGCGTACTTAATAACTTGCAATCACAATTAACTACCGAAGGTGACCTAATTATTCATAGCCGTACATCGCGCAGCCAACAACAAAATAAAAAAGATGCTCTCACTCGGCTTGCGCAAGAAATACGCAAAGCGTTATATATTCCTAAAAAGCGCAAAAAAACTCGTATACCAAAATCAGTACAAGAAGCACGACTAAAAGAAAAAACAAAAAAAAGTGAATTGAAGAAATTAAGAAGTAAAAAAGTTTTTGATTAA
- a CDS encoding peroxiredoxin, giving the protein MIYLKNSLMLLTIAFLCVATVHLSARSKKSKLRPGDPAPAFTLTGDDGKTYTLSDFNNQKVVLFFYPLDNSYYCTKQVCSLSQGYRLLQKNNIQLFGINHESVKSHAAFKEKHHLPFTLLSDPTCAVIKVYGVYSTLYTKRITVLIDKGKVITILRNIDVNNHADEIIKAFDLQN; this is encoded by the coding sequence ATGATTTACTTAAAAAATTCTCTTATGTTGCTTACAATAGCTTTTTTGTGTGTAGCAACTGTTCATCTTTCTGCTCGGTCAAAAAAATCAAAACTTAGACCGGGAGATCCTGCGCCAGCATTTACTTTAACGGGAGATGATGGTAAAACTTATACGCTGTCAGATTTTAATAATCAAAAAGTTGTTTTATTTTTTTATCCACTGGATAACTCTTATTATTGTACTAAGCAAGTATGTAGTCTTTCGCAAGGTTATAGATTATTACAAAAAAATAATATTCAGTTGTTTGGCATTAACCATGAATCAGTTAAAAGCCACGCTGCATTTAAAGAAAAACATCATTTGCCATTTACATTACTCAGTGATCCGACATGCGCAGTAATTAAGGTATATGGCGTATATTCTACTCTTTATACCAAGCGCATTACGGTGCTTATTGATAAAGGGAAAGTTATTACTATTTTACGTAATATTGATGTCAATAATCATGCTGATGAAATTATTAAAGCATTTGATCTTCAAAACTAA
- a CDS encoding DPP IV N-terminal domain-containing protein, giving the protein MQLNCYMLMLTALFFKFLYGVQSNNLLEQPALRNIRQVTFPSMGFEKAGESYFSPDGKILLFQAVPKGKTGYQIYSIDINKKKPRLISTGKGACTCAFFRPDGKKIIFASNHEAPDDFENEQKISGYQREGKKYLWEFTPYMNIYEANPDSSDLKALTYGPAYKAECAYSRDGSHIVFASNISGNMNLYIMRSDGSNIHQVTFTDTGYNGGPFFSPDNSKILFRADYEKKHYLQIYSIDYKNGNIEQLTNNGAINWAPFWHPNGKVIVFTTSLHGHHQYELYLLNIETNSTHRLTYNASFDGLASFNKEGTQITWTSKRGSDQTCQIFIADFEMPEKLCIS; this is encoded by the coding sequence ATGCAATTAAATTGTTATATGCTTATGTTGACTGCCCTCTTTTTTAAATTCCTTTATGGAGTACAATCAAATAATCTATTAGAACAGCCAGCATTACGCAATATCAGACAGGTAACTTTTCCTTCTATGGGCTTTGAAAAAGCAGGAGAATCTTATTTTTCTCCAGATGGAAAAATATTACTATTTCAGGCTGTTCCCAAAGGTAAAACTGGATATCAAATTTATAGTATTGATATTAATAAGAAAAAACCTCGTTTAATAAGCACTGGCAAAGGAGCATGCACTTGTGCTTTTTTTAGACCGGATGGTAAAAAAATAATATTTGCATCTAATCATGAAGCACCTGATGATTTTGAGAATGAACAAAAAATTTCTGGGTATCAAAGAGAGGGAAAAAAGTATCTTTGGGAATTTACCCCTTATATGAATATTTATGAGGCGAACCCGGATAGTTCAGATTTAAAAGCGCTCACCTATGGCCCTGCATATAAAGCAGAATGTGCTTATTCGAGAGATGGTTCACATATAGTATTTGCAAGCAATATTTCAGGAAATATGAATCTTTATATCATGCGATCAGATGGTTCTAATATACACCAAGTTACTTTTACTGATACCGGCTATAATGGTGGTCCATTCTTTTCACCTGATAATAGTAAAATTTTATTTCGGGCTGATTATGAAAAAAAACATTACTTACAAATCTATTCTATAGATTACAAAAACGGTAACATCGAGCAATTAACTAATAATGGTGCAATTAATTGGGCGCCTTTTTGGCATCCTAATGGAAAAGTTATTGTTTTTACTACTTCTTTGCATGGTCATCACCAATACGAACTTTATTTACTAAATATTGAAACCAATAGTACACATCGTTTAACTTATAATGCAAGTTTTGATGGATTGGCAAGCTTTAATAAAGAAGGCACACAAATAACATGGACTTCAAAAAGAGGATCCGATCAGACGTGCCAGATTTTTATAGCTGACTTTGAAATGCCAGAAAAATTATGTATTTCATAA